In candidate division WOR-3 bacterium, the following are encoded in one genomic region:
- the trpS gene encoding tryptophan--tRNA ligase, which produces MERKRILTGDRPTGPLHLGHYVGSVANRVQLQDQYDTFIIIADIQALTTNFDQPERLRQDVLNVAMDNIACGVDPEKATIFVQSMVPAIAELTVIFANLVTVQQLLHNPTIKTEARQYNFEESMPYGFLGYPVSQAADILFCRAHLVPVGEDQAPHIELTRKIARKFNAIYAPVFPEPEQILNPRLIGLDGNAKMSKSLGNAIYLSDTPAEVKRKVGTAVTDPARIHPTDPGHPEVCVVYAYHQTFNRDEVSEIEARCRAGKIGCVPCKGRLTEVLIRFLEPIRERRAELEKNPDLVWDILQNGTARARAEGERTMALVREAVKINFFPMSGKDR; this is translated from the coding sequence ATGGAAAGAAAACGTATTCTCACTGGTGACCGTCCCACCGGTCCATTGCATCTGGGGCATTATGTCGGCTCAGTTGCTAACCGGGTGCAGCTTCAGGATCAGTATGATACCTTCATTATCATTGCCGATATTCAGGCACTGACCACCAATTTTGATCAGCCGGAGCGGTTGCGTCAGGATGTGCTGAATGTAGCAATGGACAATATCGCCTGCGGCGTTGATCCCGAGAAGGCGACTATTTTTGTTCAGTCCATGGTACCGGCAATTGCCGAACTGACTGTTATTTTTGCCAACCTGGTTACCGTGCAGCAGCTTTTACATAATCCGACAATCAAGACCGAGGCACGGCAGTATAATTTTGAGGAATCCATGCCCTACGGGTTTCTGGGGTATCCGGTAAGTCAGGCGGCAGATATTCTGTTCTGCCGGGCGCACCTGGTGCCGGTTGGAGAGGATCAGGCACCGCATATTGAGCTGACCAGAAAGATTGCGCGCAAGTTCAATGCAATTTATGCGCCGGTATTTCCTGAGCCGGAGCAGATTCTCAATCCCCGGCTGATCGGACTGGATGGCAATGCGAAGATGTCCAAAAGTCTGGGCAACGCAATTTATCTTTCGGATACCCCGGCTGAGGTGAAGCGGAAGGTGGGAACGGCGGTGACCGATCCGGCACGGATTCACCCGACCGATCCGGGTCATCCGGAGGTGTGTGTTGTCTATGCCTATCATCAGACATTTAATCGAGATGAGGTGTCTGAGATTGAAGCACGATGCCGGGCAGGAAAGATCGGCTGTGTCCCGTGTAAAGGGCGTTTGACCGAGGTGCTGATCCGGTTTCTGGAGCCGATCCGGGAGCGCCGGGCAGAACTGGAGAAAAATCCGGATCTGGTCTGGGACATCCTGCAGAACGGAACCGCTCGTGCCCGGGCTGAAGGTGAGAGGACAATGGCGTTAGTCCGGGAGGCGGTGAAGATTAACTTTTTTCCGATGTCGGGAAAAGACAGATAA
- the lnt gene encoding apolipoprotein N-acyltransferase — MPVRVANWRRIVLLFFAGAGLSLAFAPFPFRFLAFFALVPLFWVLERSRRSFFWGWLFGFFAAMFHLWWLWFLVVPVEPVTRFLLNIGVVLLFGYLGLYWGVVAVGVRWFGLWSAPFVVVLLEFLKTRGQIGFPWDFLGYTMTPWPVFIQIVSVGGVYLLSLWVVLVNLLIYGLLFRPRRWQYLAGLVAVFLVVAGFGLVRMRPCRHWFNVAVVQPNVSPFDKGDLNSRQRIQEDLFRLSRQAAEGKPALLIFPETATLVDITHSTEMGPMLQRLVDSLDLEIFTGTPVYDDSHRSWHNGAVLVQPRQPITQRYYKLRLVPFSEKIPYSDELPVIRKLIGTADMGNWDRGWEYTVFQSRVGLLSGLICYEAIFPDLAREFVHRGARLLVVVTNDGWFGRLPGAYQHAELAVMRTAENGVPMVRSANNGISFIVDPYGRVLKQTRLFEQTVISGSVPQPLGPTVYRILGDRVVLFYLLTLIAGIFVRRRFSADLRLRRRAGYRFR; from the coding sequence ATGCCAGTCCGGGTTGCTAACTGGCGCCGTATCGTCCTGCTCTTTTTCGCCGGAGCGGGGCTGAGTCTGGCGTTTGCCCCTTTTCCGTTCCGGTTTCTTGCCTTTTTTGCCCTGGTGCCACTTTTCTGGGTGCTCGAGCGTTCCCGCCGGTCCTTTTTCTGGGGATGGCTTTTCGGTTTTTTTGCCGCAATGTTCCATCTGTGGTGGCTGTGGTTTCTTGTCGTGCCGGTAGAGCCGGTGACCCGGTTTCTGCTGAACATCGGTGTGGTTCTGCTTTTCGGCTATCTCGGGCTTTACTGGGGTGTAGTGGCAGTTGGGGTGCGGTGGTTCGGGCTCTGGAGTGCACCGTTCGTGGTGGTGTTGCTGGAGTTTCTGAAAACCAGAGGGCAGATCGGATTTCCCTGGGATTTTCTGGGTTACACAATGACCCCCTGGCCTGTTTTCATTCAGATCGTCTCGGTGGGCGGGGTGTATCTGCTTTCGCTCTGGGTGGTGCTGGTGAATCTGCTGATTTACGGACTGCTTTTCCGTCCCCGGCGGTGGCAATATCTTGCCGGGCTGGTGGCAGTTTTTCTTGTTGTGGCCGGTTTCGGGCTGGTCCGGATGCGCCCCTGCCGCCACTGGTTTAATGTGGCAGTTGTTCAGCCGAATGTGTCACCGTTCGACAAGGGGGATCTGAATTCACGGCAGAGAATTCAGGAGGATCTTTTCCGGCTGAGCCGGCAGGCAGCAGAAGGGAAGCCGGCACTGTTAATTTTCCCGGAGACGGCAACGCTGGTAGACATCACCCATTCCACTGAGATGGGTCCGATGCTGCAGCGGCTGGTAGACTCCCTCGATCTGGAGATTTTTACCGGCACACCGGTCTACGATGACAGTCACCGTTCCTGGCACAACGGGGCGGTGCTGGTCCAGCCCCGGCAGCCGATTACTCAGCGGTATTACAAACTCCGGCTGGTACCGTTTTCTGAAAAGATTCCCTACAGCGATGAACTGCCGGTGATCCGGAAGCTGATTGGCACCGCAGATATGGGCAACTGGGATCGGGGCTGGGAATACACGGTCTTCCAATCCCGGGTCGGTTTGCTGTCCGGGCTGATCTGTTATGAGGCGATCTTTCCGGACCTCGCACGGGAGTTTGTGCACCGGGGGGCAAGGCTGCTTGTGGTGGTAACAAACGATGGCTGGTTTGGCAGGCTGCCCGGTGCCTATCAGCACGCTGAGCTGGCGGTAATGCGCACGGCCGAGAATGGAGTGCCGATGGTGCGCTCAGCAAATAACGGCATTTCGTTCATTGTTGATCCGTATGGCCGGGTGCTGAAGCAGACCCGGCTGTTTGAGCAGACGGTGATTTCCGGCAGTGTGCCGCAGCCGCTCGGCCCGACCGTTTACCGGATTCTTGGGGACCGGGTGGTGCTTTTTTATTTGTTGACGCTGATCGCGGGTATTTTCGTCCGGCGCCGGTTCAGCGCAGATTTACGCCTAAGGCGACGGGCCGGGTACAGGTTTCGTTAG
- the dxr gene encoding 1-deoxy-D-xylulose-5-phosphate reductoisomerase, with product MRRTKIAVFGSTGSVGKSALAVIEHLSDRFQLAAIAAHQAVSEICFQAERYQPGFVLLSDVQAAERVKSRLGRRFRVLGGMRALEQFAGSDEIDTLVMAMSGTGGLGAVLAALRQGKKVALASKELLVVYGEPLMRFSRRYHGTVLPVDSELAGIHQCLEGRDVSEVRRVILTASGGPFRRTGPPADARVRQVLRHPVWKMGKKITVDSATLMNKGLEVIETVRLFGFSPDQVTAVIHPESVVHALVEFRDGSFLAQLSVPDMRLPIQYCLTWPERQNSLVQFLDIEQGMKLHFLPVDQARFPCVQLAYRALAAGSSGTCALNAANDVAVEAFLQGQIAFGEIPGIIRKTLAQFTGEKKRKRFSISLLQQLERRAGEFARKLIGIN from the coding sequence ATGAGGAGAACAAAAATTGCAGTTTTCGGTTCCACCGGTTCGGTGGGGAAATCAGCGCTGGCAGTAATTGAACACCTTTCGGACCGGTTTCAACTGGCAGCGATTGCTGCCCATCAGGCAGTGTCGGAAATCTGCTTTCAGGCGGAGCGGTATCAGCCCGGTTTTGTGCTTCTCAGTGATGTGCAGGCGGCCGAACGGGTAAAATCAAGGTTGGGGAGGCGTTTCCGCGTGCTGGGTGGCATGCGGGCGCTGGAGCAGTTTGCGGGCAGTGATGAGATCGATACGCTGGTGATGGCAATGTCCGGGACCGGAGGGCTCGGCGCGGTGCTGGCAGCTTTGCGTCAGGGTAAAAAGGTGGCTCTGGCAAGCAAGGAGTTACTCGTTGTTTACGGTGAACCGTTGATGAGATTTTCCCGGCGTTATCACGGCACAGTACTGCCGGTTGACTCCGAACTGGCTGGCATTCATCAGTGTCTTGAGGGACGAGATGTTTCTGAGGTCCGCCGCGTCATTCTCACCGCTTCGGGCGGGCCGTTCCGCCGGACCGGACCGCCGGCAGATGCCCGGGTGCGGCAGGTGCTGCGTCACCCGGTTTGGAAAATGGGTAAGAAAATTACCGTTGATTCGGCGACACTGATGAACAAAGGGCTGGAGGTGATCGAGACTGTCCGGCTTTTCGGGTTCAGTCCGGACCAGGTGACAGCGGTGATTCATCCGGAATCAGTAGTGCATGCACTGGTTGAATTCCGGGACGGTTCGTTTCTGGCTCAGCTGTCAGTGCCGGATATGCGACTGCCAATTCAATACTGCCTGACCTGGCCGGAACGGCAGAATTCGCTTGTCCAGTTTCTGGATATCGAACAGGGGATGAAACTGCACTTTCTGCCGGTTGATCAGGCGCGATTTCCCTGCGTTCAGCTGGCATACCGGGCACTGGCTGCCGGCAGCAGCGGAACCTGTGCGCTTAATGCTGCTAATGATGTTGCGGTAGAAGCGTTTCTTCAGGGGCAGATTGCCTTCGGGGAAATCCCGGGTATAATCAGAAAGACATTAGCGCAGTTTACTGGCGAGAAAAAAAGAAAGAGGTTTTCTATTTCCCTCCTGCAGCAGCTGGAACGGCGGGCAGGAGAGTTCGCCCGCAAACTGATCGGAATTAACTGA
- a CDS encoding NifU family protein yields the protein MRQRIKQVIEQKIKPSLALDGGSIELVSIEDNGVVRVRLTGACAHCPFSSLTLAAGVEKTLKELIPEVQQVEPVL from the coding sequence ATCCGGCAGCGGATTAAACAGGTGATTGAACAGAAAATCAAACCGTCCCTTGCACTTGATGGCGGGAGCATTGAACTGGTAAGTATTGAAGATAATGGCGTTGTGCGGGTTCGCCTAACAGGTGCCTGCGCCCATTGTCCGTTTTCCAGTCTGACTCTGGCAGCAGGGGTGGAAAAAACGCTCAAGGAACTAATTCCGGAAGTCCAGCAGGTGGAACCGGTCCTATAA
- a CDS encoding tRNA 4-thiouridine(8) synthase ThiI — MINSRNSKAVGLFAGSLDSILAFRLIGEQGIAAVALHFRLPFAIPGRTPTDDQLQNQAKLLGVSLVTFDAGTDYLEIVRNPQHGYTVKMAPCVDCMAYMLKQAKLLMQEIRADFVFTGEVLGQRPFSQNKRSLKLLEKLTGLEGRILRPLSAKLLEPTIPELSGLIRRERLLDFHGRNRRRQIRLAREFGIVDYPIPGGGCLLTDTNFAARCRDAIDKNEFQTLTDIRLLNYGRHFRLPGNSKLIVGRNEEENRILESLNDSDQLILKPVETVGPVCILRGTKPAKKEIELAAQICARYCDHPEEQLVKVAANGKIYKARPCAEEELIQWRIGGPITRPSPVLEFDRKGKNHDRRNPAAD, encoded by the coding sequence ATGATTAACAGCCGCAATTCCAAGGCGGTAGGACTTTTTGCCGGCAGTCTGGACAGCATCTTGGCATTCAGGCTGATCGGTGAACAGGGAATAGCTGCTGTAGCGTTACATTTCAGACTGCCGTTTGCAATTCCGGGCAGAACCCCAACCGACGATCAGCTGCAGAATCAGGCAAAACTACTGGGAGTATCCCTTGTGACCTTTGATGCCGGTACAGATTATCTGGAAATCGTGCGCAACCCTCAGCACGGCTACACTGTCAAAATGGCACCATGCGTTGACTGCATGGCATATATGCTGAAGCAGGCAAAGCTGCTGATGCAGGAAATCCGGGCTGATTTCGTTTTCACCGGTGAGGTGCTGGGTCAGCGCCCCTTTTCTCAGAACAAACGTTCACTGAAACTGCTGGAAAAACTCACCGGGCTTGAAGGCAGAATCCTGCGCCCGCTCTCGGCAAAACTGTTGGAACCGACAATCCCGGAGCTTTCCGGGCTGATTCGCCGGGAACGGCTGCTGGACTTTCACGGCCGGAATCGGCGCCGGCAGATCCGGTTGGCGCGCGAATTCGGAATCGTTGACTATCCCATTCCCGGGGGTGGTTGTCTCTTGACCGACACTAATTTTGCCGCCCGGTGCCGGGATGCTATCGACAAGAACGAATTTCAAACTCTGACTGATATCCGGCTGCTGAATTACGGCCGCCATTTTCGCCTCCCTGGAAACTCAAAGCTGATTGTCGGCCGGAATGAGGAGGAGAACCGGATTCTGGAAAGCCTGAACGACTCCGACCAGCTGATTTTGAAACCGGTAGAAACAGTAGGCCCGGTGTGTATTCTGCGGGGGACGAAACCGGCAAAGAAAGAAATTGAGCTGGCAGCACAGATCTGCGCCCGGTACTGTGACCATCCGGAGGAACAACTGGTAAAAGTGGCTGCTAACGGGAAAATTTATAAGGCACGACCGTGCGCTGAGGAGGAACTTATCCAGTGGCGGATTGGCGGTCCGATTACCAGACCATCCCCCGTACTGGAATTTGACCGAAAGGGGAAAAACCATGACCGAAGAAATCCGGCAGCGGATTAA
- the ispD gene encoding 2-C-methyl-D-erythritol 4-phosphate cytidylyltransferase, with translation MVKSGESGYGIILASGRGRRFGGLKQFAMLRGQPLIYYSLQTFERCPAIRGYVVVTNPSKIRQVRKMVAVLRLRKVIDVVCGGRERMDSVMLGLAVLPGDGYVAVHDAARPLITVPMLTLGLKAVRKTGAVAFGVPVTDTIKEVIEDRIVRTVDRSGLVAIQTPQFFDLGILRRGYAKGSNQGMLITDDCQAVELLGLSPAVIINTRPNLKVTYPEDLRLCEALL, from the coding sequence GTGGTCAAGAGCGGAGAGTCCGGCTACGGAATTATTTTAGCCTCAGGCCGGGGCAGGAGATTCGGCGGGTTGAAACAGTTCGCAATGCTCCGGGGACAGCCGCTCATTTATTACAGTCTGCAGACGTTTGAGCGCTGTCCGGCAATCCGAGGGTATGTCGTAGTTACCAATCCAAGTAAAATCAGGCAGGTACGGAAAATGGTAGCGGTGCTGCGGTTAAGAAAAGTAATTGATGTGGTTTGTGGGGGGAGAGAGCGGATGGACTCGGTGATGCTGGGATTGGCAGTGCTGCCGGGGGATGGATATGTAGCGGTTCATGATGCGGCACGGCCGTTGATTACCGTTCCAATGCTGACGCTGGGGTTGAAAGCGGTGCGCAAAACCGGTGCGGTTGCCTTTGGTGTGCCAGTAACTGACACGATTAAAGAGGTGATAGAAGACAGGATTGTGCGCACCGTTGACCGCTCCGGTCTGGTGGCAATTCAGACACCTCAGTTCTTTGATCTGGGGATTTTGCGCCGGGGATATGCGAAAGGCAGCAATCAGGGAATGCTGATAACCGATGACTGTCAGGCGGTGGAACTGCTGGGACTTTCTCCTGCTGTGATCATCAACACCAGGCCGAATCTGAAGGTGACCTATCCTGAGGACCTGCGACTGTGTGAAGCACTGTTATGA
- a CDS encoding ABC transporter substrate-binding protein, whose translation MDRYLLLILAFIFITGCGDRQKQPAAGRKIIVTFWHAMGGPLGDALEAMIQEFETQHPEIDIQPVSMANYSSLSQKLMGAVQVNAPPNLAQMYESWTSQFYALNKLVPADSLIHTADGLTPEELADFFPAFIENNTWNDRLVTLPFNKSIPVFFYNIEQLKQAGYEQFPQTWTELRTMLRHLTSRETGRYGSAGIVNEGVFGTLLLQQGGRFLNESTGMPEFNSRAGVYAARFLAALVNEDSSVYYGAGYEPQNDFLAGRIACIQSTSVSYAFLKPNLTFRLGIAPLPIEGRPAVIGYGTNIGIFRTGTLEQLAAAWRFVKWFVEPEQQAKWAVRTGYVPVRRSALAHPEYRKLMAELPGLELALKQLDYLAFEPKTEIWFAGRRILGDALEKIIRTGTDAQTVLDEAARQITGANRK comes from the coding sequence ATGGACCGCTACCTCCTGCTCATACTTGCTTTTATTTTCATAACCGGCTGTGGTGACCGCCAGAAGCAGCCGGCCGCGGGCAGAAAAATCATTGTAACCTTCTGGCATGCGATGGGCGGACCGCTCGGAGATGCACTGGAGGCAATGATTCAGGAATTCGAAACTCAGCATCCGGAAATTGACATTCAACCGGTATCAATGGCAAACTACTCCAGCCTTTCCCAGAAGCTGATGGGTGCTGTTCAGGTCAACGCCCCTCCCAATCTGGCTCAGATGTATGAATCCTGGACGAGCCAGTTCTATGCACTGAACAAACTGGTGCCCGCGGATTCACTCATCCATACCGCTGACGGTCTGACACCAGAGGAGCTCGCCGATTTCTTCCCTGCATTCATAGAGAACAACACCTGGAACGACCGGCTGGTGACCCTGCCCTTCAACAAATCAATCCCGGTCTTTTTCTACAACATTGAGCAGCTCAAACAGGCCGGCTATGAGCAGTTTCCCCAAACCTGGACTGAACTCCGGACCATGCTCAGACACCTGACCAGCCGTGAGACCGGGAGATACGGTAGTGCCGGCATTGTCAACGAAGGAGTTTTCGGCACTCTACTCCTCCAGCAGGGTGGCAGGTTTCTCAATGAAAGCACCGGCATGCCTGAATTTAACTCCCGGGCCGGGGTGTATGCTGCCCGGTTTCTGGCTGCACTGGTCAACGAAGACTCCAGTGTCTACTACGGTGCCGGCTACGAACCCCAGAACGACTTTCTTGCTGGCAGGATCGCCTGCATTCAGTCCACCTCGGTCTCCTACGCCTTTCTCAAACCGAACCTGACCTTCCGGCTTGGTATTGCGCCTCTGCCTATTGAAGGCCGACCCGCAGTAATCGGCTATGGCACCAACATCGGCATCTTCCGCACCGGAACCCTAGAACAGCTCGCCGCCGCCTGGAGGTTTGTCAAATGGTTTGTCGAGCCGGAGCAGCAGGCAAAATGGGCAGTCCGGACTGGCTATGTACCGGTGCGACGCAGTGCGCTTGCGCACCCCGAATATCGGAAATTAATGGCTGAACTTCCCGGACTGGAACTTGCCCTGAAACAGCTGGACTACCTCGCATTTGAACCGAAAACTGAAATCTGGTTTGCCGGCAGAAGGATTCTCGGTGACGCCTTGGAGAAAATCATCCGCACCGGAACCGATGCCCAGACAGTACTTGACGAAGCTGCCCGGCAGATCACCGGGGCAAACAGAAAATGA
- the rseP gene encoding RIP metalloprotease RseP produces MFTSLSTLGLVAILIGVLITIHEFGHLIVAKLGRIPVDSFSIGFGPVILKRRIGETEYRLSLVPLGGYIKMVGEDNPAQGGFSSKPVGVRVAVIAAGPFFNLVLGFVLIVAMYLIFGVTSVSPLVTPLPGSGAQVAGLQAGDRILAVAGDTVPDFETLQQLLMKHRGKEVAVTTRRGDSTLVFQYLVPETLELEPFIPPVIDRVRAGSPAARLGLRAGDRILTVGGNEVQSWEQFVSVVREHGGMPIELRWQRGESLYVDSIVPALEQDQLSRERFGQIGVWVRLPRRAMSLPQAVWEGARRTGYITVQTFVIIYKVITRKISSRAIGGPIMVAKIAWEGASWGWEYFLALWALLSINLFVVNMLPVPVLDGGRILLDVVAGIRRRPLSDRELTWANSIGWAVIGILVALTLFNDLRRLLFK; encoded by the coding sequence ATGTTTACATCCTTGAGTACGCTCGGACTGGTGGCAATTTTGATCGGCGTACTGATCACTATTCACGAATTCGGGCATCTGATCGTAGCCAAGCTGGGTCGGATTCCGGTTGACTCATTTTCCATCGGTTTCGGTCCGGTAATACTGAAGAGGCGTATCGGTGAAACTGAGTACCGACTTTCGCTCGTGCCGCTCGGCGGATACATTAAAATGGTGGGAGAGGACAATCCGGCGCAGGGGGGATTCAGCAGTAAGCCGGTCGGAGTCCGGGTAGCGGTGATTGCTGCCGGTCCGTTCTTCAATCTTGTGCTGGGCTTTGTTCTTATTGTAGCCATGTATCTTATTTTCGGAGTTACTTCAGTGTCACCGCTGGTAACCCCTTTACCTGGCAGCGGGGCGCAGGTGGCAGGATTGCAGGCAGGGGACCGGATACTTGCAGTTGCCGGTGATACTGTTCCGGATTTTGAAACCTTGCAGCAGCTCCTGATGAAGCATCGGGGGAAAGAGGTTGCAGTCACGACCCGGCGGGGAGATAGCACGCTGGTTTTCCAGTATCTGGTTCCCGAAACACTGGAACTGGAGCCGTTCATTCCACCGGTGATTGACCGGGTGCGTGCCGGCAGTCCGGCGGCAAGACTCGGGCTTCGTGCTGGCGACCGTATACTGACGGTTGGGGGTAATGAGGTTCAGAGCTGGGAACAGTTTGTCAGTGTGGTCCGCGAGCATGGCGGGATGCCGATTGAACTTCGGTGGCAGCGGGGAGAATCTCTGTATGTCGATTCAATCGTTCCGGCGCTGGAGCAGGATCAGCTGAGCCGGGAACGGTTTGGTCAGATCGGGGTCTGGGTACGTTTGCCCCGCAGGGCGATGTCTCTGCCGCAGGCGGTGTGGGAGGGGGCAAGGCGCACCGGTTACATAACGGTTCAGACCTTCGTAATTATCTACAAAGTGATTACTAGGAAGATATCATCCCGTGCCATTGGCGGACCGATCATGGTTGCCAAGATTGCTTGGGAGGGGGCGAGCTGGGGGTGGGAGTATTTTCTGGCGCTCTGGGCGCTGCTCTCCATCAATCTGTTTGTAGTCAATATGCTGCCGGTGCCGGTGCTCGATGGAGGACGAATTCTGCTGGATGTCGTTGCCGGTATCCGGCGCCGGCCGCTTTCCGACCGGGAACTCACTTGGGCGAACAGCATCGGCTGGGCTGTGATTGGAATTCTGGTGGCGCTTACGCTGTTTAATGATCTCAGACGGCTGCTTTTCAAGTGA
- a CDS encoding FlgD immunoglobulin-like domain containing protein, with product MTRHQIVRLTFTGAVLITLTLYAQPVPIRWAIEDVDGDGKPDRRGQVATLTGIVTAPDSLFDTRYTDIYIQDTSAGINVFSFTFQNADLGDSVLVNGRIDWYRGKTELTNATITVLAKNRPLPEPRLLTCREINRELYEGELVKIPGVRISSLFLQASTNYILEDSTGTTQVWIDAETPLPGFICYPDTFTLIAIKSQYTGDTTQPLTGYQLLPRFRTDFSRSAESVPLFTIAQVQSPGPDGVTPQLLNQWVRVQGRITGPARVFTTGTNTSLYVQDQTRGINIYHCATAAEQSRYLDSLGTELAIIGRVTEYNGLTEIADGAIWVTDSMPQPVQPRILPFNTPLTEAMESNLLTVVGDVVAAPVRSGSGWNLTIKNGTPAIAIRIGDNTGIPVNWLTTGRRLRITGIVGQYDSEEPYNTGYQLLPRFAADIIDTTAAFEPAEKLTIDTIFPNPFVPENGQYLTLQFNSPRTGYRLTVEIYDLRGRRVRQLLRDAPGGYYDLKWDGTDDRLRPLPAGIYLLNIRAATSNGTNETCTRPVALGVNLR from the coding sequence ATGACCCGCCATCAAATCGTCAGATTAACGTTTACTGGCGCTGTTCTGATTACCCTCACCCTTTACGCCCAGCCGGTACCAATTCGCTGGGCAATTGAGGATGTGGACGGCGACGGCAAGCCCGACCGCCGTGGACAGGTAGCCACTCTCACCGGTATTGTCACCGCCCCCGACTCACTTTTTGACACCCGTTACACGGACATCTATATTCAGGACACCAGTGCCGGCATCAATGTCTTCAGCTTCACATTCCAGAATGCCGATCTCGGAGACAGCGTGCTCGTAAACGGACGGATCGACTGGTACCGGGGCAAAACCGAGCTCACCAACGCCACAATCACCGTTCTGGCAAAAAACCGCCCCCTGCCTGAACCGAGACTCCTCACCTGCCGCGAAATCAACCGCGAACTTTATGAAGGTGAACTAGTGAAGATCCCCGGTGTCCGCATCAGCAGCCTTTTCCTCCAAGCCAGCACCAATTACATCCTGGAGGACTCAACAGGCACCACTCAGGTCTGGATCGATGCTGAAACCCCTCTGCCCGGCTTCATATGCTATCCGGACACCTTCACCCTCATCGCCATCAAGAGTCAGTATACCGGTGATACCACCCAGCCGCTCACCGGCTATCAGCTGCTGCCCCGGTTCCGCACCGACTTCTCCCGCTCGGCAGAAAGTGTTCCTCTTTTTACCATTGCTCAGGTCCAGTCGCCCGGTCCGGATGGCGTCACCCCCCAGCTCCTCAATCAGTGGGTCCGGGTTCAAGGCCGGATCACCGGTCCGGCACGGGTATTTACCACCGGCACTAACACCAGCCTTTACGTTCAGGACCAGACCCGTGGCATCAACATCTACCACTGCGCTACTGCCGCTGAACAGTCCCGCTACCTTGATTCGCTGGGCACTGAACTTGCCATCATCGGCAGAGTCACTGAGTACAACGGGCTCACAGAAATCGCCGATGGCGCAATCTGGGTCACTGATAGTATGCCTCAGCCTGTCCAGCCCCGCATCCTTCCCTTTAATACCCCGCTCACGGAAGCGATGGAAAGCAATTTGCTGACGGTAGTCGGGGATGTCGTTGCGGCACCAGTGCGCTCCGGCTCCGGCTGGAACCTGACGATCAAGAACGGAACCCCGGCAATCGCAATCCGGATCGGCGATAACACCGGGATTCCGGTAAACTGGCTCACCACCGGCAGACGTCTGCGGATTACCGGCATTGTGGGCCAGTATGACTCCGAAGAACCCTATAATACCGGTTATCAGCTGCTTCCCCGGTTTGCCGCCGACATCATCGATACGACCGCTGCCTTTGAACCGGCAGAAAAACTGACTATCGACACCATCTTCCCCAATCCGTTTGTGCCTGAAAACGGTCAGTATCTGACCCTGCAGTTTAACTCACCGCGCACTGGTTACCGGCTGACTGTGGAAATTTACGACCTCCGAGGCCGGCGGGTGCGCCAGTTGTTAAGAGATGCGCCCGGCGGTTATTATGATCTCAAATGGGACGGCACTGATGACCGGCTCCGTCCTCTGCCCGCCGGAATCTATCTGCTGAATATCCGCGCTGCCACCAGCAACGGCACTAACGAAACCTGTACCCGGCCCGTCGCCTTAGGCGTAAATCTGCGCTGA